One part of the Terrimicrobium sacchariphilum genome encodes these proteins:
- a CDS encoding CPBP family intramembrane glutamic endopeptidase codes for MRPALKAYILPWLCFAALYGSQVVVAVLAVAGCVVSRGFAYWLGSPWGVFSVTAIGGLAALGVVYLFLRRPSAGEYLRQLGLRFPPRDVSIPLVLLGLALGFAASYLGSRFPAEAAANSSFLKTFANGSREGAYLYAVMLVAGPFLEELVMRGFLYQVFRKGYGVPVSVGALVFIGTLTHWKVATASVWYFLMLALLQVTICLAFEKTKNLWNCIAIHVAYNAVMAYFFLKAMYP; via the coding sequence ATGCGCCCCGCCCTGAAAGCTTACATTCTCCCCTGGCTATGCTTTGCGGCGTTGTACGGTTCGCAAGTCGTTGTCGCCGTGCTGGCGGTGGCGGGGTGTGTGGTGTCGCGAGGGTTTGCGTATTGGCTCGGAAGTCCGTGGGGGGTGTTCAGCGTGACGGCGATCGGGGGATTGGCTGCGCTGGGGGTGGTGTATTTGTTTCTGCGGCGGCCTTCGGCGGGGGAATATCTTCGCCAGCTGGGCCTGCGGTTTCCGCCGCGTGATGTCTCAATCCCGCTCGTCCTCCTCGGTCTCGCGCTGGGCTTCGCGGCGAGCTATCTGGGTTCCAGATTTCCAGCGGAGGCGGCGGCGAATTCTTCCTTCCTGAAGACGTTTGCCAATGGCTCCCGCGAGGGGGCGTATTTGTACGCCGTGATGCTGGTGGCGGGACCATTCCTGGAGGAGCTGGTGATGCGGGGCTTTCTCTACCAGGTATTTCGCAAGGGCTACGGGGTGCCGGTGAGCGTGGGGGCGCTCGTTTTCATCGGGACTCTCACGCATTGGAAAGTCGCGACGGCATCGGTGTGGTATTTCCTGATGCTCGCCCTCCTCCAGGTCACGATCTGCCTGGCCTTTGAAAAGACGAAAAACCTCTGGAACTGCATCGCGATCCACGTCGCCTACAACGCCGTGATGGCGTATTTCTTTTTGAAAGCGATGTATCCATAG
- a CDS encoding TfoX/Sxy family protein — MKSASDAFQQLVEDQLDVMANLRFRRMFGGFGLYAGEIFFGIIHGGKLYFHTNPHTRKRYEEAGTTFFVTPGSRKAALKKYYEVPLAIVEQKREFVRWAREAVASVE, encoded by the coding sequence ATGAAATCCGCCTCCGACGCTTTTCAGCAGCTTGTTGAGGATCAACTCGACGTGATGGCGAATCTCCGGTTCCGCCGGATGTTTGGCGGATTCGGTCTTTATGCGGGCGAGATCTTCTTTGGAATCATCCACGGCGGGAAACTGTATTTTCACACTAACCCTCACACCCGGAAGCGCTACGAGGAGGCGGGCACCACGTTCTTTGTGACACCCGGCAGCAGGAAGGCGGCGCTGAAGAAATACTACGAAGTCCCGCTGGCCATCGTGGAGCAGAAGAGGGAGTTCGTACGATGGGCGAGAGAGGCTGTGGCCTCCGTGGAGTGA
- a CDS encoding AAA family ATPase, with amino-acid sequence MISTQFIRRVTLKRETVETFDRYPFSLPAIRSLDHIDLHPKVTFFVGENGSGKSTLLEAVAVSLGFNAEGGSRNFRFSTRSSHSPLHEHLRITRGSERPRDGFFLRAESFYNVATEIEKLDAGPGDSAPLADAYGGRSLHEQSHGESFLNLVMHRFRGRGVYILDEPESALSPQRQLAVLSRIHDLVGEGSQFLIATHSPILMAYPDTRIYQCSADGISRIAYEDTEHFQVTRDFLSNPTRMLQILLHRDA; translated from the coding sequence ATGATTTCCACGCAGTTCATCCGGCGGGTAACGCTCAAGCGCGAGACGGTCGAGACCTTCGACCGGTATCCGTTTTCCCTCCCGGCCATCCGCTCGCTGGACCACATCGACCTGCACCCAAAGGTCACCTTCTTCGTCGGCGAAAATGGCTCCGGCAAGTCCACCCTGCTGGAGGCCGTCGCGGTGTCGCTCGGCTTCAATGCGGAGGGCGGCAGCAGAAACTTCCGCTTCTCCACCCGCAGCTCGCACTCGCCGCTGCACGAGCACCTGCGCATCACGCGGGGCAGCGAGCGCCCGCGCGACGGCTTCTTTCTCCGCGCCGAGAGCTTTTACAATGTCGCCACCGAGATCGAGAAACTCGACGCCGGGCCGGGCGACTCCGCCCCGCTCGCAGATGCCTACGGCGGCCGTTCGCTCCATGAACAGTCCCACGGCGAGTCCTTCCTCAACCTCGTCATGCACCGCTTCCGGGGGCGCGGAGTCTACATCCTCGACGAACCCGAGTCCGCCCTCTCGCCGCAGCGCCAGCTTGCCGTCCTCTCGCGCATTCACGACCTCGTCGGCGAGGGTTCCCAGTTCCTCATCGCCACGCATTCCCCGATCCTCATGGCCTATCCCGATACCCGCATCTATCAATGCAGCGCCGACGGCATCTCGCGCATCGCCTACGAGGACACCGAGCACTTTCAGGTCACGCGCGATTTCCTTTCCAACCCCACGCGCATGCTGCAAATCCTCCTGCACCGCGACGCATAG
- a CDS encoding DUF3592 domain-containing protein, translating to MTAPGMEKLYFLLCGIGCAVFGACLLWRRLDLFLNGERTPGRVVGWEPRGRRVYFHPVVAFTAVDGAQYQITSYAGYSTKPEIDSFPVIYLSRRPAKALVYSALHFWAAPLVLLAISAGPLFLFFR from the coding sequence ATGACTGCTCCGGGTATGGAAAAGCTTTACTTTCTTCTCTGCGGGATCGGCTGCGCGGTCTTTGGCGCGTGCCTGCTGTGGAGGCGGCTGGATCTTTTCCTTAACGGCGAACGTACGCCGGGCAGGGTCGTCGGCTGGGAGCCCCGGGGGCGCAGGGTGTACTTTCACCCGGTGGTCGCGTTTACCGCCGTGGACGGGGCGCAATACCAGATCACCAGCTACGCGGGGTATTCCACGAAACCGGAGATCGATAGCTTTCCGGTGATTTACCTGAGCCGCCGCCCGGCGAAGGCGCTCGTCTATTCGGCGCTGCACTTTTGGGCCGCGCCGCTGGTCCTGCTGGCGATATCGGCGGGGCCGCTGTTTCTTTTCTTCCGGTAA